The following are encoded in a window of Nitrospiraceae bacterium genomic DNA:
- a CDS encoding methyltransferase domain-containing protein, whose translation MEHHDTIISQFTLQAVPFAELPGHSASMDMLVQFSGVGARDTVLDVACGPGIVACELAKHAAHVTGLDLTPTMIEEAGKRQQEQNLTNVSWHIGDVLSLPFPSAHFSCVVTRYSFHHFLDPMAVLLEMVRVCKPHGRVMVVDAVLPSEKTEAYNRMEQLRDPSHTKALSFAEMATAIETSGLTNIKTGRYKVEMELERQLAASFPHPGDKDKLRRMFESDIGKDAMGVGVHRMGSEIHFAYPILITVGQKVA comes from the coding sequence ATGGAACACCACGACACGATCATTTCCCAGTTTACATTGCAGGCCGTGCCTTTCGCGGAGCTTCCCGGGCATTCCGCATCGATGGATATGCTGGTGCAATTCAGTGGGGTGGGTGCCAGGGATACGGTTCTTGATGTTGCCTGTGGTCCCGGCATTGTGGCGTGCGAATTGGCAAAGCATGCGGCTCATGTGACAGGTCTCGATCTCACTCCTACCATGATTGAGGAAGCGGGGAAACGCCAGCAGGAACAGAATCTCACCAATGTGTCCTGGCACATTGGTGACGTATTGTCACTCCCGTTTCCTAGTGCCCATTTTTCATGTGTGGTGACGCGCTATAGCTTCCATCACTTCCTTGACCCCATGGCCGTCTTGTTGGAAATGGTTCGGGTTTGCAAGCCCCACGGGAGAGTCATGGTGGTGGACGCGGTCCTTCCATCAGAAAAAACCGAGGCGTACAATCGGATGGAGCAACTCCGGGACCCCTCCCATACCAAAGCTCTCAGTTTTGCCGAAATGGCGACAGCTATTGAGACGTCGGGCCTGACTAATATCAAAACGGGACGCTATAAGGTCGAAATGGAGCTGGAACGTCAGCTGGCTGCTTCCTTCCCTCACCCTGGGGACAAAGACAAGCTTCGCCGGATGTTTGAGTCTGACATTGGAAAAGATGCCATGGGTGTTGGTGTGCATCGCATGGGTAGTGAGATTCATTTCGCTTACCCGATTCTTATCACGGTTGGACAAAAGGTTGCTTGA